The following are encoded in a window of Platichthys flesus chromosome 11, fPlaFle2.1, whole genome shotgun sequence genomic DNA:
- the LOC133964661 gene encoding pituitary tumor-transforming gene 1 protein-interacting protein, which yields MFFPSDRRSLSPSLCAAFAVLCVSIVSLGECYQPTPTPATPCANFKNCDTCVPNARCLWCFSTNNCTEYPVRWLLPPAHVCPLSQARWGMCWLNFEALIITLAVIGGIILIGIMVCCCWCCRCCCCKKRGSRPDRDEELFARRREENKQRAEERKVDKKVRHDEIRKKYGLLSDSDHPYSKFENE from the exons ATGTTTTTCCCCTCCGACAGACGATCACTGAGCCCCTCGCTGTGTGCTGCTTTCGCTGTGCTGTGCGTTAGCATCGTTAGCCTGGGGGAATGCTACCAACCTACTCCGACACCCGCGACTC CCTGCGCTAACTTCAAGAACTGTGACACCTGCGTGCCTAATGCCAGG TGTCTCTGGTGCTTCtccaccaacaactgcaccgaGTACCCAGTGCGCTGGTTGCTGCCCCCAGCGCACGTGTGCCCGCTGTCCCAGGCCCGATGGGGCATGTGTTGGC TCAACTTTGAAGCCCTGATCATTACCTTGGCTGTGATCGGTGGAATCATCCTGATCGGCATTATGGTGTGCTGCTGTTggtgctgccgctgctgctgctgcaagaaGCGTGGGTCAAG GCCTGACAGAGATGAGGAGTTATTtgccaggaggagagaggagaacaaacaacGCGCTGAAGAACG gaaaGTGGACAAAAAGGTGCGGCATGATGAGATCCGCAAGAAGTATG GTCTCCTGAGCGACTCGGACCACCCGTACAGCAAGTTCGAGAACGAGTAG